In the Streptomyces sp. SJL17-4 genome, ACCCCGACCCGCGGGACCACCAACCCCAACCGTCTGCGCCGCATGGACCGCTGGATCGCCGCCGTCCACGGGCCCGCCCTGCGCCGCTCCCCCGAGCCGCCGATCGCCGTCGACCTCGGGTACGGGGCCGCCCCCTGGACCGCCGTCGAGCTCCTCGCCCGGCTGCGCACGGCCGAACCCCGCACCCGTCTCTACGGCATCGAGATCGAGCCCGCCCGCGTCGAGGCCGCGAAGCCGTACGAGCACGAGGGCCTCTCGTTCCTGCACGGCGGCTTCGAGGTGCCCGTGCCCGGCCGGGTCGCCCTGATCCGGGCGGCGAACGTGCTGCGCCAGTACGACGAGGAGCAGGTCACGGCCGTCTGGCAGCGGCTCTGCGGGCGGCTCGCGCCGGGCGGGCTGCTCGTGGAGGGCACCTGCGACGAGATCGGGCGCCGGCACGTCTGGGTCGCGCTCGACGCGAGCGGGCCGCGGACGGTGACCTTCGCGACCCG is a window encoding:
- a CDS encoding class I SAM-dependent methyltransferase is translated as MAPRTTRPVGTPTRGTTNPNRLRRMDRWIAAVHGPALRRSPEPPIAVDLGYGAAPWTAVELLARLRTAEPRTRLYGIEIEPARVEAAKPYEHEGLSFLHGGFEVPVPGRVALIRAANVLRQYDEEQVTAVWQRLCGRLAPGGLLVEGTCDEIGRRHVWVALDASGPRTVTFATRLGSLDRPSDLAERLPKALIHRNVPGEPVHAFLRDFDRAWAAAAPYASLGARQRWIRSARDLAADWPLTDGPRRWRQGEVTVRWEALAPRT